In Gracilinanus agilis isolate LMUSP501 chromosome 1, AgileGrace, whole genome shotgun sequence, the sequence TGGGGGGACCTCCCCTTTTTTGAAGGGCAATGCCTCATTATCATGCCCCTGGTGAGTGGGGGGCAGCCTAGGATGAGCCCCTGCCCTctcacacaccacacacacacacacacacacacacacacacacacacactcctgcTGTATAATAATCAGTCTTTTTTGCTAAATGGTTTGTCTAAGTGTTCCTTCCTTTGCACAGCTCCATCCCTCTGCTAGGATTCAGGCCAGAGCTTTAGAAGGCACAGCAGAATTGAGGCGAGAATTTCAGACatgcatattatatttattagaaGGGGGAAGGATTCACTTCTGGGCCAACCGCTCTCCAGGAGCCCTGGATCCCCTAGGCTTGTGCTTGTGCTTGTGCTGGCTCTAGGCAGGCCCCTGCCATCACGCTGATAACATCAGGGTGTCTAGGGTCACCTGGGCCAGACCTCGAGGCAAGCTCCTGGCCCTTTGGGAGGAACTTGGGGGTGGAGAGGGACAGCCAAGGAGACTAAGAAAATGTGCTCTCATCTGGAGTAGGAATTGGGGGTAGGACCAGCCAGCCTGCCCTGCACACTCAAAATTCCCGAGGCCCTACAGCATCCAGTGACCCAAAAAGAGGTGAAAGGTGGGTAGGTCTTAGGACCTCAAGaccacacacacgtgcacacacgcacacacacgcacacaccacAATCAGTACCAGCCTGGGGTCACTGGGGCTGTTGGAAGAAGGTGGATGGGGCTGTCAGAGCTCGGGGCAGGGAGTCAGGGTGGGGCTGGAGGTCGAGGAAGAGGGCCCAGGTCGCGGCGCTTCCTCCACTGCAGCATCTTAAGGAGGCTGAGGCTGGCCCGGAAAAGCCGGTCATGCTGGAAGACCAGCTGATGGAAAGCACTGAGGGGCAGCTGGCCCGATGGGTCTGCGTGCTTCAGAGTGGTCAGCGGGGTGTACACGCTGTTGGTCTGGCAGCGGAACGGAGGGCTGGATGCCCCGATCACCTGCACTGCATGCTGGGAGAGAGAGCAGAGCATCATTTAGGGCTGCTTCTCCTTGAGGAGTGATAACGCCCAGGCCATGCCCCAAGGAACAAATTCCAGGATCTGAGGAGAAATGAAGGGGGCGTTTGGGTTTTTACCCAGAGCCGGCCAGGCTCCAGGGGTAGGGGGAAAGGTTACCTCCGCCACCTCCTCAGGGGTTTGGCCCAAGGCAGAGAACACATCTTTTGAGTAGGTCATGTAGAAACCCTGGAAGATGTCCCGAGTTTCGTCATCCACCTTGGAGAAGTCCATCGAGGCTACCTCTTCATACAGCTTCTTCTCAAACTCTGTCACCACAGGACCTGGCTCCAGGAGGCTAATGCTTGGAGTTGAGAGAATATCCACACAGGCTCCAGTTGCCTCTTGGCTGAGAATTAGGGGATCTGGGGGGGACTCCATATTCCCTCCCCTCTAGGGAACAGATCCACGAAAGGGGAGGAGGGATgtttgtgtgtgaccctaggaTGGGGTAAGAGGCATATTGGACCCCATGTCCTTGTCATCCAAGTATAGACCAGcgtttacaaatcactttcccACCCATTAGgtgatcttgtcctctttgtaCCACTGTGGGAAATGGCATGCATTACTGCCCTCATTCTTCAGATGAAGCTTGGAGGAATCACAACTCTATAGCAAAACTaagaattgaacccagatcctgactttaaatccagagTGGGCAATGTTAACCCCAGATTTAGACTGGACTTGTCCAAGGGGTCCCAGGCAATGTGACCTATAAAGGTGGGTGGCAACTTTTCCATGAATATCATTTcactttgagactcagtttcctcatttgtaaaaaagacAATACATGCACTCCATGCCTCATTGGGTTGGTGTGAGAATAAGCCATTGGCAAACTTGAGAAAGTGAAATCGGGGCATTTTAAGCCCAGGTTTCTTGCTGCTCTGCTGAATTGCTCTTTGTACCCTACCTTCCCCATATATAACCTGGACCCCATCACTCACTTTATCCCAAACTTGAGGGCCTGCAGGGCAAGGCTTTCACAGAACCCTTCCACAGCAAACTTAGAAGCACAGTACACATCATTGAAAAGGAGTCCTGGGGGGCAGAAGGAAACGAGTGCTAGGGGTTCCAACCTGACCCCCTTGAGGCCTTTGCCCCTCCCACCCTCACTTATCAGGGCCCAGGGCTCACCCTGCTGGCCCAGGATGCTGCTCATGACCACAATGTGGCCCTGGCGGCGGCGCTTCATGCTGGGGAACACTTCCCGGACCAGCCGCACCAGCCCCAAAAAGTTGGTGTCTAGTACTCGCTGCATGGCCGCCATGCTGTGACACTCCAGAGGGCCGATCAGACCCACCCCTGCATTGCTTACTGCCAgtgtggagaggggagaagagaagagaagggaagagagggctcagggctggaagggaccatagaggtcTTGTCCAAAGCTGTACCTAAGCAGGAATCCCCCTCATTGATGCTGTCTCAGACCAGAAGTCATCCAGTGAAGTGGGGTGCCCTCTTCTACCCAAGGGAGCACATTTTTCTTCTGGTCAACTCTGTATTTTAGGAAGCTTTTTCTTTATGTCCAGCTGAAATCTGCTCTTCCCCAAATTGCCCCCTCACCCCTACCCCAATCCACCTCCATTGCCCTTAGTTAGCCCTCTGGAGCCAGAGAGAATAAGTCTGACCCCTCTGTCCCATGAcagttttaatatattttattatttttaatactttaaatacttgaagacagttattatAGTTTGATTCCTTTAACTAAGAAGCCGTGAAACATCCTGAAGAAGGTGGTCAAGATAGAAAAGAGGCCCTaagagcaagggttcttaactttaTTTGTGCCATGAACCCCTTGGGCAGTCAGTTTTAGGAAGCATAAGGATCCCTTCTTGGAATCATAACATTtctaagtgcataaaataaaacacataggactacaaaggaaatcaattttattgaaacagaaggtggttttttttgtgtgttttctttttaagttcatagactGGGCTAAAAACTCCTGTCTCGTGTCATTCCAGGATTACTTGAGGGAGTGAGAAATGTTGATCCTAGAGAACAGATGGCTTAGGAGGGACTTGAcatctgtcttcaagtatttggaggatggaaatgggaaaagagggcCTAGAGTTATCCTACTTGGCTCCAGAAGACAGAACTAGAAGCAGTTCTGGAACTATTTCCTATTGATTCCAGCATTCCCAAATGGAAGGGGCTGCCTTGGGAGTTAGGAGGGTTGGCCCTCCCCAGGAATCTtcaagaaaagactggatgattGACTTGGTTTGCTACATGGCAGAAGGGGTTTTAGGTCAGGTACAGCTTAGAGAAGATGGTAGCTGAATCCTTTCTTGACTTTGAGAATTCATAAGCAAGTCTCATATCTCTACCGGCTATACTCCACCCCTGGAGacccaacccccaccccaaactGGAGGAAGGACTCCTGCATGCTAACTCTCCTGCTGGAGACTCCCTGCCAAAGCTGGGAGCAGGGCTCCAGCACATTAACTGCATCCCTTCTGGTGAACCCCCTGTTCCCCATTCAAAGCTGCAGGCAGGGTTCTTGCCTGCTAACTGCCACCCCAGGCCACAAATTCTCACCCTCAACACACACAAGCTTGGGCGCCAAGGCTGGCCCTCCTTGGCTTCTCATTCCCCATTCTAGGAGGCCCTAGGGGCAACAACTAGACCCAACTCACCCAAGACGTCCACCCTTTGGTCCGGTATGGCAGCCACACACTGACGAACTGAGTCTTCACAGGTGACATCCAAAGGCCGGATTTGAAGCGTCTGCTCCAGCGTCTCCCCAGCCTTCTCCTCCAGGGGCCCCTTCTTTGCCATGTCCCGCATGGTGGCAATTACTAGGGGTAGGAGGGGAACAGAAATTCCCTACCAAGGCCCACATCAGCAGCCACCTCCAAGGCTCATGATACCAGCCATCAAAATTCTACGTTAAAGCCCAAAGCTTCCCCCCACACCCTCCCTGACTCCCCAATATTCAAACCAATTCTCCCACAGCTAAGTTCTTCAAATAACACAAAATATCAGAATAGAAAGGGAGCTTTTTGGAAGTCATGCAAgtcaatcccattttacagatagggaaactgaggctatctCATACTTGTCTCCCCTCAGACCTAGCACATCCCAAAAGTCCCGAGTACCTTTCTGCTTCTGATGGGGGTGGTAGATGCTGTCGGGTTATCTGAGAAGATTCCTAAGCCCTCCTCCCAAAAGAAATCTTTCCAGCCCCCACAGCAGATGCTAGTAGTCCCATACAGGAGTGGAAAAagtggggcagggaggagggaggccATAAGAAGAGAATCCAGGATATTCACCCTTGAACCTCTTCAGCTCATCCTTAGCCAGCCGCACAGCGAGGGCCAGACCAATGCCAGAAGAGCAACCAGTGATCAGCACATTCTTGTAGGCCATTGCTGTCTTGGGTAAGATTGGCAATGCCAAGCAGCTAAATCCTAGAACTCAGAACATCCCAGCGGGAGGGATCCTTAGAACACTGGACATCCGAGCTGGAGGGTTCTCAGAACATGGAGGGAGGAGCGCGGATGGGCAGGACATCAAAGCACAGAACGTCAGAGCTGGGAAGTAGGAGATCTAAAGGTGACAAAGTATCCCCCACACAACCAAGCAGACCCCTAGCCAGGATCATGGATACACAGTACAAGCCAGCCACAAGACTTTGGGGACACACcctctagtccaacccactccttttacagctaaggaaacagaggccagaAGAGGTTAATAGATTTGCAATACAAATGAGGCAGTAGGGGCCCCAACAGGGAAAGGCACTTGCTGAACTCCGTCTATTCTTACCGTCCCCTTCCACCCTGCTTCCTTCGAAGACGGCGCACAGCCTCTGCTCCTTGGCGGAGGGCCCCACCGACATAGCCAGGCATTTACTTCCTACCCGCACCCCCCGCCCCTGCTTAAGGGGCTCTCCCTCTGCCCCCTCGCCGGGCAGGCCCCGAAACGCTGggggacgggggggggggggggggggggagaggggagggNNNNNNNNNNNNNNNNNNNNNNNNNNNNNNNNNNNNNNNNNNNNNNNNNNNNNNNNNNNNNNNNNNNNNNNNNNNNNNNNNNNNNNNNNNNNNNNNNNNNNNNNNNNNNNNNNNNNNNNNNNNNNNNNNNNNNNNNNNNNNNNNNNNNNNNNNNNNNNNNNNNNNNNNNNNNNNNNNNNNNNNNNNNNNNNNNNNNNNNNNNNNNNNNNNNNNNNNNNNNNNNNNNNNNNNNNNNNNNNNNNNNNNNNNNNNNNNNNNNNNNNNNNNNNNNNNNNNNNNNNNNNNNNNNNNNNNNNNNNNNNNNNNNNNNNNNNNNNNNNNNNNNNNNNNNNNNNNNNNNNNNNNNNNNNNNNNNNNNNNNNNNNNNNNNNNNNNNNNNNNNNNNNNNNNNNNNNNNNNNNNNNNNNNNNNNNNNNNNNNNNNNNNNNNNNNNNNNNNNNNNNNNNNNNNNNNNNNNNNNNNNNNNNNNNNNNNNNNNNNNNNNNNNNNNNNNNNNNNNNNNNNNNNNNNNNNNNNNNNNNNNNNNNNNNNNNNNNNNNNNNNNNNNNNNNNNNNNNNNNNNNNNNNNNNNNNNNNNNNNNNNNNNNNNNNNNNNNNNNNNNNNNNNNNNNNNNNNNNNNNNNNNNNNNNNNNNNNNNNNNNNNNNNNNNNNNNNNNNNNNNNNNNNNNNNNNNNNNNNNNNNNNNNNNNNNNNNNNNNNNNNNNNNNNNNNNNNNNNNNNNNNNNNNNNNNNNNNNNNNNNNNNNNNNNNNNNNNNNNNNNNNNNNNNNNNNNNNNNNNNNNNNNNNNNNNNNNNNNNNNNNNNNNNNNNNNNNNNNNNNNNNNNNNNNNNNNNNNNNNNNNNNNNNNNNNNNNNNNNNNNNNNNNNNNNNNNNNNNNNNNNNNNNNNNNNNNNNNNNNNNNNNNNNNNNNNNNNNNNNNNNNNNNNNNNNNNNNNNNNNNNNNNNNNNNNNNNNNNNNNNNNNNNNNNNNNNNNNNNNNNNNNNNNNNNNNNNNNNNNNNNNNNNNNNNNNNNNNNNNNNNNNNNNNNNNNNNNNNNNNNNNNNNNNNNNNNNNNNNNNNNNNNNNNNNNNNNNNNNNNNNNNNNNNNNNNNNNNNNNNNNNNNNNNNNNNNNNNNNNNNNNNNNNNNNNNNNNNNNNNNNNNNNNNNNNNNNNNNNNNNNNNNNNNNNNNNNNNNNNNNNNNNNNNNNNNNNNNNNNNNNNNNNNNNNNNNNNNNNNNNNNNNNNNNNNNNNNNNNNNNNNNNNNNNNNNNNNNNNNNNNNNNNNNNNNNNNNNNNNNNNNNNNNNNNNNNNNNNNNNNNNNNNNNNNNNNNNNNNNNNNNNNNNNNNNNNNNNNNNNNNNNNNNNNNNNNNNNNNNNNNNNNNNNNNNNNNNNNNNNNNNNNNNNNNNNNNNNNNNNNNNNNNNNNNNNNNNNNNNNNNNNNNNNNNNNNNNNNNNNNNNNNNNNNNNNNNNNNNNNNNNNNNNNNNNNNNNNNNNNNNNNNNNNNNNNNNNNNNNNNNNNNNNNNNNNNNNNNNNNNNNNNNNNNNNNNNNNNNNNNNNNNNNNNNNNNNNNNNNNNNNNNNNNNNNNNNNNNNNNNNNNNNNNNNNNNNNNNNNNNNNNNNNNNNNNNNNNNNNNNNNNNNNNNNNNNNNNNNNNNNNNNNNNNNNNNNNNNNNNNNNNNNNNNNNNNNNNNNNNNNNNNNNNNNNNNNNNNNNNNNNNNNNNNNNNNNNNNNNNNNNNNNNNNNNNNNNNNNNNNNNNNNNNNNNNNNNNNNNNNNNNNNNNNNNNNNNNNNNNNNNNNNNNNNNNNNNNNNNNNNNNNNNNNNNNNNNNNNNNNNNNNNNNNNNNNNNNNNNNNNNNNNNNNNNNNNNNNNNNNNNNNNNNNNNNNNNNNNNNNNNNNNNNNNNNNNNNNNNNNNNNNNNNNNNNNNNNNNNNNNNNNNNNNNNNNNNNNNNNNNNNNNNNNNNNNNNNNNNNNNNNNNNNNNNNNNNNNNNNNNNNNNNNNNNNNNNNNNNNNNNNNNNNNNNNNNNNNNNNNNNNNNNNNNNNNNNNNNNNNNNNNNNNNNNNNNNNNNNNNNNNNNNNNNNNNNNNNNNNNNNNNNNNNNNNNGGTTATCTGAGAAGATTCCTAAGCCCTCCTCCCAAAAGAAATCTTTCCAGCCCCCACAGCAGATGCTAGTAGTCCCATACAGGAGTGGAAAAagtggggcagggaggagggaggccATAAGAAGAGAATCCAGGATATTCACCCTTGAACCTCTTCAGCTCATCCTTAGCCAGCCGCACAGCGAGGGCCAGACCAATGCCAGAAGAGCAACCAGTGATCAGCACATTCTTGTAGGCCATTGCTGTCTTGGGTAAGATTGGCAATGCCAAGCAGCTAAATCCTAGAACTCAGAACATCCCAGCGGGAGGGATCCTTAGAACACTGGACATCCGAGCTGGAGGGTTCTCAGAACATGGAGGGAGGAGCGCGGATGGGCAGGACATCAAAGCACAGAACGTCAGAGCTGGGAAGTAGGAGATCTAAAGGTGACAAAGTATCCCCCACACAACCAAGCAGACCCCTAGCCAGGATCATGGATACACAGTACAAGCCAGCCACAAGACTTTGGGGACACACcctctagtccaacccactccttttacagctaaggaaacagaggccagaAGAGGTTAATAGATTTGCAATACAAATGAGGCAGTAGGGGCCCCAACAGGGAAAGGCACTTGCTGAACTCCGTCTATTCTTACCGTCCCCTTCCACCCTGCTTCCTTCGAAGACGGCGCACAGCCTCTGCTCCTTGGCGGAGGGCCCCACCGACATAGCCAGGCATTTACTTCCTACCCGCACCCCCCGCCCCTGCTTAAGGGGCT encodes:
- the LOC123242689 gene encoding retinol dehydrogenase 8-like isoform X2; the encoded protein is MAYKNVLITGCSSGIGLALAVRLAKDELKRFKVIATMRDMAKKGPLEEKAGETLEQTLQIRPLDVTCEDSVRQCVAAIPDQRVDVLVSNAGVGLIGPLECHSMAAMQRVLDTNFLGLVRLVREVFPSMKRRRQGHIVVMSSILGQQGLLFNDVYCASKFAVEGFCESLALQALKFGINISLLEPGPVVTEFEKKLYEEVASMDFSKVDDETRDIFQGFYMTYSKDVFSALGQTPEEVAEHAVQVIGASSPPFRCQTNSVYTPLTTLKHADPSGQLPLSAFHQLVFQHDRLFRASLSLLKMLQWRKRRDLGPLPRPPAPP